The Cytobacillus oceanisediminis genomic interval AACATGGGGGGAATTATATGCCTAAGGAATTAGGAAAAGGAACAAAAAAACTTATATTAGATGTGGCTTACGGACTATTTGCCGAACTTGGATATGAACAGACGCCAGTCAGTTTAATTATGGAAAGAGCGGGGAAATCAAAAGCTACATTTTATTCCCATTATAAAAGAAAAGAAGATATTATGTTGGATATTATTGACCAACAAGTGTATCGAAATTTTAATTTTATTCAAGAGGTAGTTATCCCCTATATTCGTCAAGATAATTTTGAAATATTAGAGTTTTTTACTGGATACTTTCAAATTGGTCTCCATTTAGAAGATCGGAAAGATTGGACATTAGTTTATAATGACCTCATTCGTCTTTCTGTACACGACGAAGTGATTAGAATGAAACTTTCTAAAGCACACGATAACTGGTTAAAACTATTTGATACAGCCATAAAAAGAGGGATTGAATTAAAACAACTTCCAGAAGATTTGAATAAGGAGGCAATTATAAATTCCATTTTTTCTTTATATAAAGGAATCCATTTAGAAAGAGTTTATGGAAGCGGGCCAAATATGGAACAAATTCATTATTTTTTAAAGCGATTACTCTCGTAATAAAACCAGCCAGGACATCTGACTTGTTCCATATTAACCAAAAATAAGGGGAAAATCAAAATACTGACGAAAAAGGTCGTTAAAGTTCTGCCCCTTTAGTGCCATAACAAAAAAAGCTTGAATGTGAACACCCAGCTCTTACAAATGGGAGTGTGACCTCGCGTGCGTATAAAAAGGCTTTTCTGATGTTCCCCACACTCTTGTGTAAATAGCACAATTCGCTCTTTTTTACGTTTCCCTTTTGGGATCGTTATCATGCGTTCCGGCCAATTAATATCCACTTTTTTTATGTCAACTAACTCTATAAGGCACACAGCCCTGGCATAATGTCATAATGAAAGTAAGTTGTTCCCTTTGAAAGTAAGTTGTACTCTAGAAAATCCAAAGGAATGTCTCAATTTTGAAGACATTCCTTTTTCTAACTAGAAATATTTAGTTCCCCTTATTAAATAAAAGCACCCTTTACTTTAAGTACAGGACTTCACAATCTTTTTTTACACCTCATTAAACTCAATCCCTAAATGTGTTATACATGCAAAAAGACGCCTTCTTATTTAAGAAAAGCGCCCGACTGTTGAACAATGAAATATGCGAAAGATCGCTCTGCAAATACGTTCTAATTTATTTGACTAACACACCCGTTTTAGCCATCCATAAAGCAGGAAAATCACCCGCTTCACCATAGAGAATGAAGAGGGCTTCACACCGTCAATACTGCTTCTACGGCTGGGCGAGGAAGGTCGCTGAATTATGGTGCTTTAGGACCAATCAACGCCACCCCAAGAGGATTGCAACTTTCGCAAAAGAACAATTTGGCCGAGATGATACGTATCGTGCATCATGATATTGCCGAGTAAACGCTCAATAGAGTACCTGTTAGCTGCATACGGAGCTTTTAACTTTTCATCGTCAAGGTCCGCAATGACCGTTTTTAATTTATTCATGACTTCATTAAGGCGCTGCACTGTCTGGGTCCATCCAATTTCGTCTTCTGGATCCCCCGGATTTCCAAAGGTTTCTTCATTGTCTTCTGCCTTATGCGGATTCTCTGTGCCCTTGATTCGATGGATTACGTCTTCATTCCAAAATATCAAGTGGTTGACAATCTGCCAAATCGAATTGCTGATTCCCGAACTTGCCCATGCTGCCTCAGCTGCGATGCATCCATGAAGCGCCTGATCCATGGATGCAAACCAATCATTCTCATGGCAATGCATGTCGAGTTGTTCTAAAAACATTTTGGTTATAACTTGCATACTACCAATCTCCTCACTGTTTAGTGTAATCTTTCAAAGTTAAAAGACAAGAAAAAATCTGACTATAGTATAAATTAATCGGTCCTAAAAAGGTAAAAACCAAATCCAAGTGGTCCCTTCCATATTGGACATACCTTTCTCTCCAGCTTCTAATTCTCTCCAACATGGCAGGGTAATCCGAAATTTCCAGGTGGCGATAACAATAATCCTCAATCAATTTCGAAAAAAGCCATTCATACGCTTAAAATAACCTTCATTTTCGACTGTCGGCCATATAACGAAAAAATATTCTCAATGAAATACTCCAATCATTTATTTTGAGAATACAACAATATCATGATCACTATGACTTATTCGGCTCATCCAGCTTTTATTCCTTCATCATGACAAATAAAGTACCCTATAGGGCAGACCTTTTTAAGTGTCTACTTTATAGGGTACATTTTATTTTTCTGGTTGACCTATTGGCAAAACGACATACCTGGCCTTTGATTTTATAAGTGGCTTAATTCATATAATGCTTTGGCATAGATGGCTGTCGCATTGATTAAATCATCGATTTCTATAAATTCATCAATTTGGTGAGAGCTATCTACCTTACCAGGGAAAAGCGCACCGTAAGCCACTGCATTTTTCATTAACGCTGTATATGTTCCCCCGCCCAAACCCGTTTCGTAAGAAAAAAAGAAAAAGCCACCTGGAATGGCAGCTGGATCTAAAAGTATCGCACCCGATAGTTTAAGAAGAAGACTTTAATATTTAGCTGATTTGCTCCGCCAACTCTAAAATAATCCCCTCTGGACCACGAACGTAGCATAACTTATAACTTTCTTCATATTGCTGTATCTCACTAAAGATTTCCGTGCCCTTCGTTTTCAATTTTGCAACAATAGCTTCAATATCTTCAACAGCAAAGCAAATATGTCGGATACCCAGCGTATTTGCAAAAGGCTGCTGAATACCTTTTTCATCTAAAGGCGTATAAAATTTGACTAGCTCTATCCATGCCTGACCATCTGGCACCCCCAATCCTACACAGGCCGTTTTTACATCATTAAGCCCAACAATTCTATCCAACTGTTCTCCATCCAATTCCCATTCCGCTTGCACTTCAAGTCCTAAATCAAGAAAAAACGCTTTAGCCTCTGAAAGATCATTTACGTTTATACTCACATGATCTATTCTATTGATCTTCATATCTCATACCTCCTATATTCCTGTTATTTTGAATACCTGTATTCGTGTAAGATTTGTTTCAAATTCTAATTCGTTTAAAACAGAAAATATCCTTCTTTAACAAACCTCCCTCAATAAAAGAAGCGAAAACGGCTGCCCCATTTGTTGAATAAGAAAAAGCCACCTGGTTTGGCAGCTGATTCTGAAAATAAGTACACAGGCTACTTGAATAAGATTTTTTAAATCATTTAAACAGATATGATTCAAACTTTTCGTCACCTGATAACATATCTTTTATTTTGAATTGATAATTTTTCACCTCATTCTCTCCAATAATTATCACGTAAGGAATCTTCTCTTTGTTTGCTTTATCAAGAGCCTTGCCTAACTTTTTGTTGCTCATTTCATATTCGACATTATAGCCTTTATTTCTTAAATAATTTGCTACCAACAAGGATTCTTTTTGAGTACCTAGTGGAACTATATAATAATCTATATTCGGATTCTCTCTTAATTCCTTCTCAGATGTACTCACAGCCGTATAAATTACATCTAAGCCGAATGATATTCCTACTGTTGAGAAGTTTTCATTTGTACCTATCAACCCACCTATTGCATTATCGTATCTTCCGCCACTCCCAATACTCGATTTTATAGATTGGTCAGATAAGAATATTTCATAAATTGTACCCGTTTAGATCTCTAAACCTCTTGCTAAGAATGGATTAAAAATGCACTGTGTATTAATACTTAGAAATTCTAGATAGGATTCCAGCTCTTTTAATTCATTTAAACCTTGCCTTACCTCTTCATTTTGTTCGGAAAAAGATTCAAAATAGCTGAGAGTTGAATTCCTTTCATCAGTTAAAAACTGTTTAATTAACATTATCGTTGAATTTGATAATCCTTGATCATTAAGCTCAGAAATAACAGCTCCTAATCCGACTTTTGCAAGCTTATCTAGAATTAAAACTACTTTATTAATTTTTTGAGATTATGTACCAAATACATCAAGCATTCCAGTTAGTAATTTTCGATTGTTGTATTGGATCGATACCTTTAAATTAAGTTTCTAAATGCATCCAATGCCATAACCATTAATTCAGCTTCGGCTATTTGTGAATCTATTCCTACAATATCAACATCACATTGTGTAAATTCTCGAAACCTTCCTGTTTTAATTGGTCCATCTCTAAATACTTTACCAATTTCATATCGCTTAAAAGGCATCTTAAGCGTCGAGTTCATTGCAACAACTTTTGCAAACGGTATAGTGAGATCATATCGTAAAGCTAAGTCTCTATCCCCTCTATCAGTTAATGTATATATTTCTTCTAATATTTCAGCCCCACCACCGTATTTTGAAGCAAGTAGTTCCGTGTAATTTAATATAGGGGTTTCCAATGGTTTACATCCGTATTGGATGAATACGTCTTCTAAAGTTCTTCTAATGTCTCTTCTAATCACTTCAGCATTCGGTAAGTAATCTTGTGTACCCTTTACATTTTGATAATCCATTTTCTTCATTTTCATTACCTCCAAGTTTAAAAAAATAAAAAACCGCACTTGATTTAAGTGTTTAACTTAATCAAATACGGTTTAATGATAAATAGCCTTCCTATTTACCCTGGCTTAACAGATCCATATAAGTTCTTTTCATTTATCTTTTATTTAATTGATTCATTCGTTCCAGGAGAACTTTCCACGACCGTCTCCATATAATCCTTACCCCATTTATACATGGCATCCAGGATAGGCATCAGAGTTCTTCCTTGTTCAGTCAGAGAATATTCCACTTTCGGAGGAACGACTGGATAGACTTCTCGTTTAACAATTAAATCTTCTTCTAATTCTCTTAATTGGTTAACAAGCATCCTTTGCGTAATCCCGGGCATTAGAGCTTTTAATTCACCAAATCGTTTTGTTCCTTCTTTGCCTAAATGCCATAATATCAGCATTTTCCATTTACCGCCGATAACCGAAAGGGTTAATTCTTTTTCACAGTTAAATACTTTATCCTGCATTCGTGACATATTGAAACCACCTCCAGACCTAATTATAACCAATAGTATACTTTTAGTCACTATGTAAAATAAAAGTGCGTACTTTTAATATAATGTCATACGTAATATACTAGCAATTGTTCAGCGGCAAACACCTGATTCAAGCTGTAATACTAGTAATACCCAATTAGGAAAAAAAGTCTAGCCGTATAGGTTTTAAACTGCTGAATACAAAAAAAATTAACAGGAGTGAATATAGATGGAATTACAATTAGCATTAGATTTAGTAAATATCCCAGAAGCAATTGAGTTAGTTAAAGAAGTGGAGGAGCACATTGATATCGTTGAAATCGGTACACCGGTTGTAATCAATGAAGGTCTTCATGCTGTGAAAGCAGTAAAAGAAGCTTTCCCTAACCTAAAAGTTTTGGCAGACCTTAAAATCATGGATGCAGCTGGTTATGAAGTAATGAAAGCTTCTGAAGCAGGTGCAGATATCGTCACAATTCTTGGAACTGCTGAAGATATGTCAATCAACGGTGCTGTTGAAGAAGCGAAAAAACAAGGTAAAAAAATCCTTGTTGATATGATTGCTGTAAAAGACCTTGCTGGACGTGCAAAAGAAGTGGACGCTATGGGCGTAGATTATATTTGTGTTCATACTGGCTACGATCTTCAAGCAGTTGGAAAGAACTCTTTTGAAGATTTACAAACCATCAAAGGTGTTGTAAAAAATGCTAAAACTGCAATCGCAGGTGGTATTAAGTTAGACACACTTCCAGAAGTCATCAAAGTACAACCAGACCTTGTCATTGTAGGTGGCGGGATTACTGGACAAGCTGATAAAAAAGCTATTGCTGCCAAAATACAACAAATGATCAATCAAGGGTAATTCAGATCATGAATACAACTCAATACCTAGCTGAAATCATAAAAGAGTTAAATCGCTCCGTAGATTTAATTTCGAATGATGAAGCTGAAAAATTAGTTAATGGGATTCTTGAATCAAAAAAAATCTTTGTTGCAGGCGCAGGTAGATCTGGATTTATGGCCAAATCATTTGCTATGCGAATGATGCACATGGGGATAGATGCCTATGTAATAGGAGAAACCGTAACACCTAACTTTGAGGAAGATGACATATTAATTATCGGATCAGGTTCAGGTGAAACGAAAAGCTTAATTTCCATGGTGAAAAAAGCAAGAAATATCGGAGGAACAATAGCGGCTGTAACAATTTTCCCTGAGTCCACGATTGGACAATTAGCCGATATCACAGTTAAATTGCCTGGATCCCCTAAAGATCAATCGGAAGGCGATTATAAAACCATACAGCCTATGGGCTCACTATTTGAGCAAACCCTCCTCCTTCTTTGTGATGCGATTATCTTAAGATTCATGGAGAAAAAAGGGTTGGATACAACTAAGATGTATGGAAAGCATGCCAATCTCGAATAAGAATCATTCAATATTTAAAAGACTGTAGAGTTTAAATAGCTCTGCAGTCTTTCTTACGATTAGTCATGCACCTTCAAACGTTAATTTATTTTCTGTATAAATGGACCCTCTTCAACGTTGTGTTTGAAGAGGGTCCAGATTTATAGGTATAACAAATAGGCCTAGTGATTTCACGTTTTTTAACTAGACCTGATTTTGTGGTATTATGTACTAAACTATGATTGGGTGGCTAACCGGAAGTCATAGTTCATATTGTGTGTAATAAGGTAGAAGATAATCTTCAAAAGCTTATTCACACAGGCAATGGATGCAACCTTATGGCACTTGTTATAAGGTTGCGTTTTTAATTTATCGTAATAATCAACAATATGGTTTTGACTGAAACGGCGTAGTTTAATCATGTTCTGGATAATGATAAAAAGGAGCTTACGTAAATGCTTATTGCCACGTTTATTAATCTTGTCCTTGTAAAAGGTCTTACCTGATTGGTAACGGCGAATATCAATACCAGCGTATGCGTTTAGCTGCTTATTGTTTTCAAAACGTCTAATATTTTTTTCATTAATACCTAGTCTGCAACTCCCTTCAATCCATCATTGAAAGAAAGGGTGATATAATAACGAAAAAGGGCATTATTTTATGAAAAGGATTGTTTCAATTGGATTGGATACCTGACAGAAAGTCGAAAACACTTATTTATAAGCAGCTTGCTTCTATTCCAAAGGTATCATTTCTTCATTTCATCACGTTGTAATAAGATCTACTTATAATGAACAGTTTTTTTAAGAACAAAACCGCTTCAAGGCGGCTGGTAAACCAAGAGGTTATTTTTTGTTCAAACTCCATTTTCCTTCATTACACGAATGCTGCCCCGTTTGCTCAAAAAGAAAAAGCCACCTGGTTCAAATTACGAATTCTTACCCTATAGTGGATTTCCATCCACTATAGGGTAAGACCTTGGCTCGTTCCAAAATCTGACCCCGTTAAAAAAAGAAATTTCGCAAAATGGGTGTTAATTCATAAAATAAGCGTTAATCCTTCTTAACGCAAATAAAAAATGTCCAAACCCATATATACCAAGGGTTTGGACATTTTATAACCGTTTTTATTAAAGCGTTAATTTGTATTATACGTCATTACAATTGTACACTCTTCAGAAAAATGTACCTTTCTAATTCTTTTTCCTTTTCCTATTACCTCTGCAGTTCTTTTTTCTAAATTAATATCTTTAATAGATAGATTAGAAACTTCCGAACTTCTGCATCCTGACGAAAATAAAAAGAGTATCAGTGAACGATCACGAGGAGCTAAATTTTCTGCTGTAATTTTCATCTTAGCAAACTCCTTCTCAGTTAAATACTTTGGTAAGGAGATTGGTATTTTGGGTCTCCACCTTTTTTTGATAATTACATTTTCTATATATTCTTCAGCGAGGCAAAATTGAAAAAATGAAGAAAGTGCCGATAGGTAAGCGTCCACTGTCTTTTCCTTTTTATTCTTAGTGAAATGATTAAGATACTTCCTCACATCTTCAGTTGTTAATAGTTTTAAAGGAACTTTACACTCACTAAAGAAACGTTCTAGAAACCAACGATAATTTCTTATTGTTCGTTCTGCTTTATTTTCAAGTTTTAAACCTAACAAATATTCATCCAGAACCGCCCTTGTTGATTCATCCTCAAGATTACTCTTCCAGTAATCTCTTGATTCTTTCATTTGTTAACCCCTTCTCTTTAATTAATGCTAACCTATAACAATCTTTAACTAATTTATCTTTTTATATACTTTATTAATAAGACGTAATATAAAACAAATAATATTAGCTGACAATTCTGATCAGTAATATTAATCTTGTTCTTACTTATTGCGAATCACCTGTAAATCAATCTTCAAAAAAAACACTCCTCCTTTTAAATTCAGTTTGACCTTGTAAACAAGTGAAACATCTACTGCAACCATTTGAGCAATATCATCCAATGGCATATCCGGCTTATTATTTAAGTTTTTGGCTCTGTTATGATTTTGTAAAAAAAAATCTGGACTCCCATTATTTTGGAAGTCCAGAAAACTGTTTATACGCTTGTTAAACTAAAGCACCCTTATGTTTAAGTACATTAGTTCACAAACTTATACATTTTCCTCTATTAAAGGAATGCTGCATCGTTAGTTGAACAAAAACGCTGCACGGTTTGGTTAGCCGCTCATAAATATAAGCCTCTACTGTTTTACTTATTAGAATTAAACCAAATTCCTAATTTATCTACAAAACCTACACTGCAAACTGCCTTCATTTAGCATAATTTATCCAGGTTCACAAATAATAAGAAAAAATCATTGCAGAGGTTTTCTATGAAATTTAAGAGCAGTGGAAATAATGGCGACTTTGGCCCCTACAAACACAATAATCAAAAATGGGTGGAAATCCTTTCTAATTCGAATGACTTCGTTCATTTTTCTACTTCAACAGAAGAAGGTCCATTTTGGATATCTTATTTTCGTACTCTTATTTCATCTGACATCTTGCATAAAGATGTTCTGCCCTACTTACAGGAGCAGTTTTCATTAAAAGAGTTAAAAAGCACTATTCCAGTCCAGGAAATGATTCTTACCAGGGATTCAGATGAAATTATCCAAAATATTATGAATGGGTATCTGGCTATACGAATAAAGCCACATGATGAAATTTGTTTATTAGTGAATGTCGCAAACAGTAAATTTCGCGATGTAGGAATGCCGACATTGGAAGCATCCGCGATAGGCCCGCAGGTCGGATTTATTGAGGAATTAGATACTAATATTAATCTCATCCGAAAAAGAGTGCCCATACCAGAACTTATCGTCAAGGAAATGACTGTAGGAAAATTATCAAAAACAAAAGTAGCAGTATTATTTGTAAAAGGGATTGCTGATCAGGAAAATATAAACACCGTCATTCAAAGGATCAAAGATATTAAATATGATCATATTCAGGATAGTTCCTATATTTCATCCATGATTGAGGACAATTCAAATTCTTTGTTTCCACAATCAATTACAACAGAAAGAGCAGACAGGGTGGCAGCTGGTCTTACTGAAGGAAAAATTATCATTGCTGTTGACGGCTCACCAAACCTTATTATCCTGCCAGTAACTTTAATGGAATCATTTATTGCAATGGAAGATTATAGCTATTCGTGGATCATTAGCAATTTCTTCCGTTTATTGCGCTTTGCTGCCATGTTTATTTCAACTCTCATCACTCCGATGTATGTGGCAATCATGACCTACCATTACGAATTAATACCAGCCCGCTTACTAGATCCATTAGTAGGTTCAAGAGCTACTGTCCCCTTTCCTCCCTTTCTGGAGGCGCTGTTTTTAGAACTAATGATTGAGATGGTAAAGGAGGCAGGAATTCGTTTGCCGACAAAAATAGGACAATCACTCGGTGTTGTAGGCGGTATTGTAATTGGACAAGCTGTAGTGGAAGCCGGATTAACCAGTAATGTCCTGTTAATAATTGTGGGACTTGGAACGCTAGCTTCATACACCTCTCCTGTTTACAAATTCAGCAACACCATACGTTTTATTAAGTTTCCTGTTATATTTCTGGCTGCATGGCTCGGCTTATTGGGTGTTTATATATGCTTAATATTTACCTTGATCCATATACTAAGGCTGACGTCACTTGGGCGGCCTTATTTAAGCCAATTTCCTTTAAGAAAAACTTCATTTCAGGATTTATGGATTAGGCTTCCCTTTTCCATGCAGAAAACTAATCCAATAAACTTAAGACCGCAAAAAAGAAAAAAATATACAAGCAGCGA includes:
- a CDS encoding tyrosine-type recombinase/integrase; translated protein: MKESRDYWKSNLEDESTRAVLDEYLLGLKLENKAERTIRNYRWFLERFFSECKVPLKLLTTEDVRKYLNHFTKNKKEKTVDAYLSALSSFFQFCLAEEYIENVIIKKRWRPKIPISLPKYLTEKEFAKMKITAENLAPRDRSLILFLFSSGCRSSEVSNLSIKDINLEKRTAEVIGKGKRIRKVHFSEECTIVMTYNTN
- the hxlA gene encoding 3-hexulose-6-phosphate synthase, with the protein product MELQLALDLVNIPEAIELVKEVEEHIDIVEIGTPVVINEGLHAVKAVKEAFPNLKVLADLKIMDAAGYEVMKASEAGADIVTILGTAEDMSINGAVEEAKKQGKKILVDMIAVKDLAGRAKEVDAMGVDYICVHTGYDLQAVGKNSFEDLQTIKGVVKNAKTAIAGGIKLDTLPEVIKVQPDLVIVGGGITGQADKKAIAAKIQQMINQG
- a CDS encoding spore germination protein, producing the protein MKFKSSGNNGDFGPYKHNNQKWVEILSNSNDFVHFSTSTEEGPFWISYFRTLISSDILHKDVLPYLQEQFSLKELKSTIPVQEMILTRDSDEIIQNIMNGYLAIRIKPHDEICLLVNVANSKFRDVGMPTLEASAIGPQVGFIEELDTNINLIRKRVPIPELIVKEMTVGKLSKTKVAVLFVKGIADQENINTVIQRIKDIKYDHIQDSSYISSMIEDNSNSLFPQSITTERADRVAAGLTEGKIIIAVDGSPNLIILPVTLMESFIAMEDYSYSWIISNFFRLLRFAAMFISTLITPMYVAIMTYHYELIPARLLDPLVGSRATVPFPPFLEALFLELMIEMVKEAGIRLPTKIGQSLGVVGGIVIGQAVVEAGLTSNVLLIIVGLGTLASYTSPVYKFSNTIRFIKFPVIFLAAWLGLLGVYICLIFTLIHILRLTSLGRPYLSQFPLRKTSFQDLWIRLPFSMQKTNPINLRPQKRKKYTSSEENPEPLNDFYE
- a CDS encoding TetR/AcrR family transcriptional regulator; protein product: MPKELGKGTKKLILDVAYGLFAELGYEQTPVSLIMERAGKSKATFYSHYKRKEDIMLDIIDQQVYRNFNFIQEVVIPYIRQDNFEILEFFTGYFQIGLHLEDRKDWTLVYNDLIRLSVHDEVIRMKLSKAHDNWLKLFDTAIKRGIELKQLPEDLNKEAIINSIFSLYKGIHLERVYGSGPNMEQIHYFLKRLLS
- the hxlB gene encoding 6-phospho-3-hexuloisomerase, translated to MNTTQYLAEIIKELNRSVDLISNDEAEKLVNGILESKKIFVAGAGRSGFMAKSFAMRMMHMGIDAYVIGETVTPNFEEDDILIIGSGSGETKSLISMVKKARNIGGTIAAVTIFPESTIGQLADITVKLPGSPKDQSEGDYKTIQPMGSLFEQTLLLLCDAIILRFMEKKGLDTTKMYGKHANLE
- a CDS encoding DinB family protein, translated to MQVITKMFLEQLDMHCHENDWFASMDQALHGCIAAEAAWASSGISNSIWQIVNHLIFWNEDVIHRIKGTENPHKAEDNEETFGNPGDPEDEIGWTQTVQRLNEVMNKLKTVIADLDDEKLKAPYAANRYSIERLLGNIMMHDTYHLGQIVLLRKLQSSWGGVDWS
- a CDS encoding winged helix-turn-helix transcriptional regulator, with protein sequence MSRMQDKVFNCEKELTLSVIGGKWKMLILWHLGKEGTKRFGELKALMPGITQRMLVNQLRELEEDLIVKREVYPVVPPKVEYSLTEQGRTLMPILDAMYKWGKDYMETVVESSPGTNESIK
- a CDS encoding VOC family protein; this encodes MKINRIDHVSINVNDLSEAKAFFLDLGLEVQAEWELDGEQLDRIVGLNDVKTACVGLGVPDGQAWIELVKFYTPLDEKGIQQPFANTLGIRHICFAVEDIEAIVAKLKTKGTEIFSEIQQYEESYKLCYVRGPEGIILELAEQIS